The Desulfobulbus propionicus DSM 2032 DNA segment GCGCATCACCTATTGTTCCCCACACAGCGGCGCAGTCTCCGAACGGATAGTGCAGCCGCTCCACCTGATGCACTACATGGGCAGTTGGCATCTGCTGGCTTGGTGCGCCGCCAGGGAAGCCATCCGCGATTTTGCCTTGGCTCGATTGCAGGCGGTTGCATTGGCCGATACCCCCGTGCAAGTGCCCCTCGACCTACCGCCGATCAAGGAATATACCCGCCGCCACTTCGGCATCATGCAAGGCGAGACCGCCACCATCGTGACCCTGCGTTTCTCGCCCCACATCGCCCCTCGCATCCGCGAGCAGATCTGGCACCCCGACCAGCAGACCACCCCGAAGCCCGACGGCAGCCTCCTGCTCAGCTTTCCCACCGCCGATTTCCGCGAACTGACCCGAAATATCCTCAGCTACGGCGCCGAGGTGCGGGTGGAGGAACCGGCGGAGCTACGGGAGCTGGTTCGCGGGGAAATCGAGAAAATGTTCAGAAATTTGTGCAGCCCTGACATCGAATGACAGGGCGGGGGTGGTAGGGTGGAGCCATGCCGGATACAAGAGAAGAGGTACAGGGAATTTTCCAATGAACCATCATGA contains these protein-coding regions:
- a CDS encoding helix-turn-helix transcriptional regulator; its protein translation is MSERLKFERFFWFHAQVKRARFPNTRNLVETFEVSERTAQRDIDFMRDRLDAPLEFDRSRNGYRYTDDAYEIPASWIDEDSLLSLALAARLASTIPDTAVKEDLCRLIGRMLRLSRHEEYACLDRLGDKVSVKNIEYARVDEQFFRLIVQALFDDRSLRITYCSPHSGAVSERIVQPLHLMHYMGSWHLLAWCAAREAIRDFALARLQAVALADTPVQVPLDLPPIKEYTRRHFGIMQGETATIVTLRFSPHIAPRIREQIWHPDQQTTPKPDGSLLLSFPTADFRELTRNILSYGAEVRVEEPAELRELVRGEIEKMFRNLCSPDIE